A genomic segment from Fusarium fujikuroi IMI 58289 draft genome, chromosome FFUJ_chr04 encodes:
- a CDS encoding related to disease resistance protein aig2: MSGDFTAFFYGTLMAPEVFFTVCYGDRDPPKAIKDMHTFTPAILDGYCRHRVECADYPAVVPEKGHSVLGIYATGLTDGNVDKLDMFEGSEYFKEKVKVKVLNKDGTTPKKEETKETFVYVFDNPDHLEKGEWDFEEFRKSKMKNWTRAGLGFGEDIPEGTANDEWK; this comes from the exons ATGAGCGGCGACTTCACGGCTTTCTTCTATG GCACCTTG aTGGCTCCCGAGGTGTTCTTCACTGTCTGCTACGGCGATCGAGACCCtcccaaggccatcaaggacATGCACACATTCACTCCTGCTATCCTAGACGGCTACTGTCGTCACAGAGTTGAGTGTGCAGATTACCCTGCAGTGGTCCCCGAGAAGGGCCACTCTGTCCTTGGCATATATGCCACTGGACTGACTGACGGCAATGTTGACAAGCTCGACATGTTTGAAGGATCTGAGTACttcaaggagaaggtcaaAGTCAAGGTTCTCAACAAAGACGGAACTACTCctaagaaggaggagaccaaggagaCCTTTGTCTATGTTTTCGACAACCCCGATCACCTCGAGAAGGGCGAATGGGATTTTGAAGAGTTTCGAaagtcaaagatgaagaactGGACTCGAGCTGGTCTTGGTTTTGGTGAAG ACATTCCCGAAGGAACCGCCAATGATGAGTGGAAGTAA
- a CDS encoding related to spore coat protein SP96 precursor, with protein MFAKAFTIATMASFASAHMLMANPKPYGNPNNFPLAADGSDFPCKGKVNDGSGDNVYKQGSTQQLSFTGQAVHGGGSCQISLTTDKNPTKDSVWKVIKSIEGGCPAKGQEGNMGDNADAPDPYKYDFTIPKELAAGEYTLAWTWFNKIGNREMYMNCAAVTIEGSGGSKDHLNTLPDMFVANVGNQCETPSAKDLVFPNPGNDVDKFNGATEAWGAPDGTGCKTEAGSAPTGGNGTSAPTGGNDTPEPTSNSGSEPTQSAQPQPTQPAASPSSGSGSGSGGASEIPGGAFITVSQPAASQPSATEAPAAPENPKEGSGSGSGEGSQDGDSGSGSGGFAAGTACTNEGEWNCIGGSTFQRCASGAWTTAQQLSSGVTCTPGQGADIAMTTKRGKRDMRRAIRAHS; from the coding sequence ATGTTCGCGAAGGCCTTCACTATCGCCACTATGGCTTCCTTTGCCAGTGCTCATATGCTTATGGCCAACCCCAAGCCTTATGGCAACCCCAACAACTTTCCCCTGGCCGCAGACGGCTCTGACTTCCCCTGCAAGGGTAAGGTCAATGATGGATCTGGCGATAACGTCTACAAGCAAGGCAGCACCCAGCAGCTTTCCTTCACTGGCCAAGCTGTCCATGGTGGTGGCTCGTGCCAAATTTCTCTCACCACAGACAAGAACCCGACAAAGGATTCTGTCTGGAAAGTCATCAAGTCCATCGAGGGAGGCTGCCCTGCCAAGGGCCAAGAAGGCAACATGGGTGACAACGCCGATGCTCCAGACCCTTATAAATATGATTTCACCATTCCAAAAGAATTGGCGGCCGGCGAGTACACTCTTGCTTGGACCTGGTTCAACAAGATCGGTAACCGCGAGATGTACATGAACTGTGCCGCTGTCACCATTGAGGGCAGTGGCGGCTCCAAGGATCACCTCAACACTCTTCCGGACATGTTTGTCGCTAATGTCGGTAATCAATGTGAGACTCCTAGCGCCAAGGACCTCGTGTTTCCCAACCCAGGAAACGACGTCGATAAGTTCAATGGAGCTACCGAGGCCTGGGGTGCACCTGATGGTACTGGTTGCAAGACAGAGGCGGGATCTGCTCCCACTGGTGGTAATGGCACTTCTGCGCCCACCGGTGGCAACGACACTCCTGAACCTACGAGTAACTCTGGTTCTGAGCCTACTCAGTCTGCCCAGCCCCAACCTACCCAGCCTGCTGCTTCTCCtagctccggctccggctccggctctgGCGGTGCATCCGAAATTCCTGGTGGCGCCTTCATCACTGTTTCCCAACCAGCAGCTTCCCAGCCCTCTGCTACTGAGGCACCTGCTGCTCCCGAAAACCCAAAGGAAGGTTCTGGGTCAGGCTCCGGCGAGGGCTCCCAGGATGGCGACTCGGGCTCTGGCAGCGGTGGCTTTGCTGCTGGAACTGCTTGCACGAACGAGGGCGAGTGGAACTGCATTGGTGGATCGACTTTCCAGCGTTGCGCCAGTGGTGCTTGGACTACCGCTCAACAGCTCTCTTCTGGTGTCACATGCACACCCGGTCAAGGTGCTGACATTGCTATGACCACGAAGCGAGGCAAGAGGGATATGCGCCGAGCTATTCGTGCTCACTCATAA